Proteins found in one Quercus robur chromosome 2, dhQueRobu3.1, whole genome shotgun sequence genomic segment:
- the LOC126714338 gene encoding LOW QUALITY PROTEIN: choline monooxygenase, chloroplastic (The sequence of the model RefSeq protein was modified relative to this genomic sequence to represent the inferred CDS: substituted 1 base at 1 genomic stop codon), whose amino-acid sequence MMMILKAKNPHFLLQSTKSPNDKTHSNKHKRKSIPSVTACQCLLRNSDAGKLVHEFDPKVPVEKAVTPPSSWYTDPSFFQEELERVFYRGWQAVGCIEHIKDPGDFFTGRLGDVEFLVCRDEKGNIRAFHNVCRHHASLLVSSGTAHKASCFVCPYHAWTYGLDGQLLKATRITGIQNFNVKDFGLIPIKVATWGPFVLLNLDKEISRHEADINTVASEWLGSCSEILSTNGVDSSLSYVCSREYTIECNWKVFCDNYLDGGYHVPYAHKGLASGLQLQSYSTKMYEKVSIQSCEGGSMDRKDDYDRLGSKALYAFIYPNFMINRYGPWMDTNLVLPLGPRKCQVVFDYFLEASLKDDKAFIEKSLEDSEQVQIEDIVLCEGVQRGLESPAYSTGRYAPTVEKAMHHFHSLLHYNLTNDXLI is encoded by the exons ATGATGATGATCCTGAAAGCCAAGAACCCCCATTTCCTTCTACAATCCACAAAGTCTCCCAATGATAAAACCCACTCCAACAAACACAAACGCAAATCCATTCCCTCTGTGACTGCGTGTCAGTGTCTCCTCCGCAACTCTGATGCTGGAAAATTGGTCCATGAGTTCGACCCAAAGGTTCCAGTAGAAAAGGCTGTGACACCACCCAGCTCATGGTACACAGACCCTTCGTTTTTCCAAGAAGAACTGGAGCGTGTCTTCTACAGGGGCTGGCAGGCCGTAGGGTGCATTGAACACATAAAGGACCCAGGTGACTTTTTCACGGGCAGATTGGGTGATGTAGAGTTTTTGGTTTGTAGAGATGAAAAGGGAAACATTCGTGCCTTTCACAATGTGTGTCGCCATCACGCCTCTCTCCTTGTCTCATCAGGAACTGCCCACAAAGCCTCTTGCTTTGTCTGCCCTTATCAT GCATGGACGTATGGGTTGGATGGACAGCTTCTGAAGGCAACTAGGATAACAGGAATACAGAATTTCAATGTAAAG GACTTTGGACTTATACCAATAAAAGTAGCTACTTGGGGGCCATTTGTCCTTCTCAACTTAGACAAAGAGATATCTCGGCATGAAGCTGATATTAATACAGTGGCAAGTGAATGGCTTGGTAGCTGTTCAGAGATACTGAGTACCAATGGAGTTGATTCTTCCCTAAGTTATGTCTGTAGTCGTGAATACACTATTGAATGTAACTGGAAG GTGTTTTGTGACAACTACTTAGATGGTGGATATCATGTGCCATATGCACATAAAGGCTTAGCATCAGGTCTTCAGCTTCAATCCTATTCCACCAAA ATGTATGAGAAGGTTAGCATTCAAAGTTGTGAAGGTGGCTCGATGGATAGGAAAGATGATTACGATAGACTGGGATCAAAGGCTCTATATGCTTTTATTTATCCAAACTTCATGATCAATAG GTATGGACCTTGGATGGACACCAATCTAGTACTCCCACTAGGACCCAGGAAATGTCAAGTGGTATTTGACTACTTTCTTGAAGCTTCTCTTAAG GATGACAAAGCTTTCATAGAGAAAAGTTTAGAAGATAGTGAACAAGTGCAG ATAGAAGATATTGTGCTATGTGAAGGTGTTCAGAGGGGCCTTGAATCACCAGCATATTCTACTGGCAGATACGCTCCTACAGTAGAGAAGGCCATGCACCATTTCCATAGTCTGCTTCATTATAACCTAACAAATGATTAACTCATCTAA